The Raphanus sativus cultivar WK10039 chromosome 2, ASM80110v3, whole genome shotgun sequence genome includes a region encoding these proteins:
- the LOC108839663 gene encoding formin-like protein 13 translates to MALFRKLFYRKPPDGLLEICDRVFVFDCCFSDDSWEEENYKTYMSGVVNQLQEHFPDASSLVFNFREVGTRSVMADVLSEHGLTIMDYPRHYEGCSLLPVEVMHHFLRSSESWLSLGPNNLLLMHCERGAWPVLAFMLAALLIYRKQYSGEYKTLDMICKQAPRELMHLFSPLNPIPSQLRYLQYVSRRNVVSEWPPLDRALTMDCVILRCVPDVSGQGGCRPIFRVYGQDPLFVDDKKPKLLYSTPKKGKHLRIYKQAECELVKVDINCHVQGDIVIECLSLNDDMEREVMMFRAVFNTAFIRSNILMLNRDEVDTLWDVKEQFPKGFRVELLFSDMDTASSVDSMDFSCLEEKDGLPIEVFSKVHDFFNQVDWDDQTDATRNMLQHLAIANAAQERPDGISSPRPQGLSPKYIHDVVKQAAIENNAKLKLSSMSEVETIDTPEKGPSGSVKKLVAEDKHSVLQISSQANTTSKDATKLSGHESPTLKLVHHSATVKPFVEASNLSENAEENILNPPLENRSTLSPPHPARTSSAPTGAPPPPPPVSTAASQPTEKLDHSAVQPAETLSQGNAWVSLAGSTFHGTTPNEKRPITLPSTSLPIPRTSDVPTQESSKITEPSSVLTSPTSSAATPAKPSQTETSGSLCLAGSPPIGSPNDVASPLGQPARSPPSISNSDKTVVLPRPPPPPPPPAPPTPPRLPTSSSPRPPPPPPAPPRPPSSSPPPPPPKAPPPPPLGQMRSASPSAPRPPPPPKSGTSVPPTPALPAGPLSSGKGRMLPVNSKNNTAKKLKPYHWLKLTRAVNGSLWAETQMSSEASKAPEIDMTELESLFSAAAPEGAGKLKLNSCRGPKPEKVQLIEHRRAYNCEIMLSKVKVPLQDLMHSVLNLEESALDADQVENLIKFCPTREEMELLKGYNGDKDKLGKCELFLLEMMKVPRVETKLRVFSFKIQFRSQISELRNSLSIVNSAAEQVKNSEKFKRIMQTVLSLGNALNQGTARGAAVGFKLDSLPKLSETRARNNRMTLMHYLCKILAEKMPEVLDFAKDFSSLEPATKIQLKFLAEEMQAINKGLEKIVQELSLSENDGPISHKFNKILKEFLHYAEAEVRTLASLYSGVGRNVDGLIFYFGEDPAKCPFEQGVSTLLNFVRLFNRAHEENVKQLEAEAKKKAEEEKSKIGRLDKESRKPLSLEEQVKKEKAKIDRLDKESSKPLSLDEQVKMEKAKISGLDKESRKPLSLEEQVKEERTKISGLDQESKKPLSLDEQVRQQKTKISGLDKETKEPLEERTVA, encoded by the exons ATGGCCTTGTTCCGTAAATTGTTCTACCGCAAACCTCCAGATGGCTTGCTCGAGATATGCGACAGAGTTTTCG TGTTCGACTGCTGCTTCTCCGACGATTCTTGGGAAGAAGAAAACTACAAAACTTACATGTCTGGAGTTGTCAACCAGCTACAGGAGCACTTCCCAGACGCATCCTCTCTCGTCTTTAACTTCCGTGAAGTGGGCACTCGTAGCGTGATGGCTGACGTCTTGTCAGAACACGGCTTGACCATCATGGACTATCCTCGCCACTACGAAGGCTGCTCGTTGTTGCCTGTGGAAGTCATGCACCATTTTCTTCGCTCGAGTGAAAGCTGGCTCTCCCTCGGCCCAAACAACTTGTTGTTGATGCACTGCGAGCGAGGGGCTTGGCCGGTTCTAGCTTTCATGCTGGCTGCTCTTCTTATTTACCGGAAGCAGTACAGCGGTGAGTACAAGACCTTGGACATGATCTGCAAGCAGGCTCCCCGCGAGCTTATGCATTTGTTCTCGCCTTTGAACCCGATTCCTTCTCAGCTTCGGTATCTGCAGTATGTGTCGAGAAGGAATGTGGTCTCTGAATGGCCTCCCCTGGATAGGGCACTCACCATGGATTGCGTTATTTTGAGATGTGTTCCTGATGTTAGTGGACAAGGAGGGTGTCGCCCAATCTTCCGAGTATATGGTCAGGATCCTCTTTTTGTTGATGATAAAAAGCCTAAGCTTCTGTACTCAACTCCTAAGAAAGGGAAACACCTTAGGATCTACAAGCAG GCAGAATGTGAACTAGTCAAGGTTGATATCAACTGTCATGTGCAAGGTGATATAGTGATTGAATGCCTCAGTTTGAACGATGACATGGAGAGAGAGGTCATGATGTTTCGAGCGGTTTTCAACACAGCTTTCATCAGATCAAATATTTTGATGCTCAACCGTGACGAAGTTGACACATTGTGGGATGTAAAAGAACAATTCCCAAAGGGGTTCAGAGTTGAG CTTCTCTTCTCAGATATGGATACTGCCTCGTCAGTTGATTCGATGGATTTTTCGTGTTTGGAGGAGAAAGATGGACTTCCAATAGAGGTTTTTTCCAAAGTCCATGATTTCTTCAATCAAGTTGACTGGGATGATCAGACGGATGCCACTCGCAATATGCTTCAGCATTTAGCTATTGCAAATGCTGCCCAGGAAAGACCAGATGGGATTTCAAGTCCAAGGCCACAAGGGTTAAGCCCCAAATATATCCATGATGTAGTGAAACAGGCAGCAATTGAGAATAATGCAAAACTAAAGTTGTCGTCAATGTCTGAGGTTGAAACGATCGACACACCTGAAAAGGGACCTTCCGGTTCAGTCAAGAAGCTTGTAGCAGAAGATAAGCACTCTGTCCTTCAGATAAGTAGCCAGGCAAACACCACCAGTAAGGATGCAACAAAGTTGTCAGGTCATGAGTCCCCTACTCTCAAGCTTGTGCATCATTCTGCAACAGTTAAACCTTTTGTGGAAGCATCTAACCTTTCTGAAAATGCTGAGGAGAATATCTTGAATCCTCCTCTGGAAAACAGGAGCACACTGTCACCGCCTCACCCTGCAAGAACGTCGTCGGCTCCAACAGGAGCACCTCCCCCACCTCCTCCAGTTTCAACTGCTGCTTCTCAGCCTACCGAGAAATTGGATCACTCTGCTGTCCAACCGGCAGAGACACTTTCACAGGGAAATGCATGGGTGTCATTAGCTGGCTCTACATTTCATGGAACAACTCCAAACGAAAAACGTCCCATAACACTTCCTTCAACATCTCTTCCCATTCCTCGTACATCTGATGTTCCTACTCAGGAGTCTTCTAAAATAACAGAACCATCTTCAGTTCTGACATCTCCTACATCATCAGCTGCTACTCCAGCCAAACCATCCCAAACTGAGACATCAGGTTCTTTATGTCTTGCTGGTTCACCTCCAATCGGATCTCCCAATGACGTAGCTTCACCTCTTGGACAACCGGCCAGGTCACCTCCTTCAATTTCTAACTCAGACAAAACAGTTGTGTTACCtcgaccaccaccaccaccacctccccCAGCTCCTCCAACACCTCCACGGCTTCCTACCTCTTCTTCCcctcgtcctcctcctcctcccccagCTCCTCCAAGGCCTCCTAGCTCTTCTCCTCCTCCCCCCCCTCCAAAGgcaccacctccaccaccgtTGGGTCAGATGAGGTCAGCATCACCATCAGCACCacgtcctcctcctcctccaaagtcTGGTACTAGTGTGCCTCCAACACCTGCTTTACCAGCTGGACCTCTTTCATCAGGAAAAGGGAGAATGTTACCTGTAAATTCAAAGAATAACACAGCCAAAAAGTTGAAGCCATACCACTGGTTGAAACTGACAAGAGCTGTCAATGGGAGCTTATGGGCTGAAACACAAATGTCTAGCGAAGCTTCGAA GGCTCCTGAGATTGACATGACAGAGCTTGAAAGTCTTTTCTCCGCAGCAGCTCCAGAAGGTGCAGGAAAGTTAAAACTAAATAGCTGTCGTGGACCTAAACCGGAGAAAGTTCAACTG ATTGAACACAGGCGAGCATACAATTGCGAGATTATGCTTTCAAAAGTGAAAGTACCTCTGCAGGATTTGATG CACTCAGTACTTAACCTGGAGGAATCGGCTCTTGATGCTGACCAGGTTGAGAACCTAATTAAGTTTTGTCCAACCAGAGAAGAAATGGAATTACTAAAG GGTTACAATGGTGACAAAGACAAGCTTGGAAAATGCGAACTG TTCCTCTTAGAGATGATGAAAGTCCCACGAGTGGAGACAAAGCTAAGAGTGTTCTCTTTCAAAATTCAGTTTCGTTCCCAG ATTTCTGAACTCAGGAATAGTCTAAGCATTGTCAACTCCGCAGCAGAGCAA GTAAAGAATtcagaaaaattcaaaagaataaTGCAGACAGTTTTGTCCCTCGGGAACGCCCTAAACCAGGGGACTGCCAGGG GTGCTGCGGTTGGGTTTAAACTGGATAGTCTGCCAAAACTCAGTGAAACACGGGCACGCAATAATCGTATGACTCTGATGCATTATCTATGCAAG ATTCTTGCTGAGAAAATGCCAGAAGTCTTAGATTTCGCAAAAGATTTTTCCTCTCTGGAACCTGCAACAAAG ATTCAACTGAAGTTTTTGGCTGAGGAGATGCAAGCTATAAACAAGGGACTAGAGAAAATCGTACAGGAACTGTCCTTGTCCGAAAATGATGGCCCAATTTCACACAAGTTTAACAAG atATTGAAGGAGTTCCTTCATTATGCGGAAGCAGAAGTAAGGACATTGGCTTCACTCTATTCAGGAGTG GGAAGAAACGTTGATGGCTTAATTTTCTACTTTGGTGAAGACCCTGCTAAGTGCCCTTTTGAACAAG GGGTGTCGACTCTTCTAAACTTTGTAAGACTGTTCAATCGTGCGCATGAAGAAAACGTAAAACAACTCGAAGCTGAAGCTAAGAAGAAGGCTGAAGAGGAGAAATCAAAAATAGGTCGGTTAGATAAAGAAAGCAGGAAGCCCTTATCCTTGGAGGAACAAGTTAAGAAGGAGAAAGCAAAAATAGATCGACTAGATAAAGAAAGCAGCAAACCCTTGTCCTTGGATGAACAAGTTAAGATGGAGAAAGCAAAAATAAGTGGACTAGATAAAGAAAGCAGGAAGCCCTTGTCCTTGGAGGAACAAGTTAAGGAGGAGAGAACAAAGATAAGTGGATTAGATCAAGAAAGCAAGAAGCCATTGTCCCTGGATGAACAAGTTAGGCAACAGAAAACCAAAATAAGTGGATTAGATAAAGAAACGAAGGAGCCACTGGAGGAGAGAACAGTTGCATGA